From Merismopedia glauca CCAP 1448/3, a single genomic window includes:
- a CDS encoding 6-carboxytetrahydropterin synthase has translation MKCVINRRAQFSASHRYWLPELSADENVEQFEQCSAFPGHGHNYVLYISLFGELDDYGMVLNLSDVKQVIKREITSQLDYSYLNQVWAEFEETLPTTENIARVIWNRLAPHLPLVKIQLFEHPELWAEYLGNGMEAYLTIGTHFSAAHRLALNELSEDENYQIYGKCARPNGHGHNYHLEVTIKGEIDSRTGMIVNLVDLHKLVEDTVIEPFDHTFLNKDIPYFAQVVPTAENIAIHICQLIETPIRKVGAELHKVKLIESPNNSCEIYWGETGTKSLNMESSGQLLALV, from the coding sequence ATGAAATGCGTTATTAATCGTCGCGCTCAATTTTCTGCCAGTCATCGCTACTGGTTACCAGAACTGAGTGCAGACGAAAACGTGGAGCAATTTGAACAGTGTAGTGCTTTCCCAGGACATGGACATAACTATGTTCTGTATATCTCTCTGTTTGGGGAACTAGATGACTATGGTATGGTACTCAACCTATCTGATGTCAAGCAAGTAATCAAAAGAGAAATTACAAGTCAACTAGATTACTCTTATCTCAATCAAGTATGGGCTGAGTTTGAGGAAACTTTACCCACTACTGAAAATATAGCGCGAGTAATTTGGAACAGACTTGCACCTCATTTACCTTTGGTAAAAATCCAACTGTTTGAACATCCAGAACTTTGGGCGGAGTATTTAGGAAACGGTATGGAAGCATATCTCACAATTGGCACTCATTTTAGCGCGGCTCACCGACTAGCTCTCAATGAGTTGAGTGAGGATGAAAATTATCAGATTTATGGTAAGTGCGCTCGTCCTAACGGACACGGACACAATTATCATTTAGAAGTCACCATCAAAGGAGAAATTGACTCTCGTACTGGGATGATAGTTAATTTGGTAGACTTGCACAAACTAGTCGAAGATACTGTCATTGAACCTTTCGATCATACATTTTTGAACAAAGATATTCCTTACTTTGCTCAAGTAGTACCAACAGCAGAAAATATTGCCATTCATATCTGTCAGCTTATAGAAACCCCGATTCGGAAAGTCGGAGCAGAGTTACACAAAGTCAAATTGATCGAAAGTCCTAATAATTCTTGCGAAATTTATTGGGGTGAGACGGGAACTAAATCACTCAATATGGAATCAAGCGGGCAATTACTAGCATTAGTTTAG